In the Hordeum vulgare subsp. vulgare chromosome 7H, MorexV3_pseudomolecules_assembly, whole genome shotgun sequence genome, one interval contains:
- the LOC123407840 gene encoding histone H3.2, translating to MARTKQTARKSTGGKAPRKQLATKAARKSAPATGGVKKPHRFRPGTVALREIRKYQKSTELLIRKLPFQRLVREIAQDFKTDLRFQSSAVSALQEAAEAYLVGLFEDTNLCAIHAKRVTIMPKDIQLARRIRGERA from the coding sequence ATGGCCCGCACCAAGCAGACTGCCCGCAAGTCCACCGGCGGCAAGGCGCCGAGGAAGCAGCTGGCGACCAAGGCGGCGCGCAAGTCGGCGCCGGCGACCGGCGGCGTCAAGAAACCCCACCGCTTCAGGCCGGGAACCGTCGCGCTCCGGGAGATCCGCAAGTACCAGAAGAGCACGGAGCTGCTCATCCGCAAGCTCCCCTTCCAGCGCCTCGTGCGGGAGATCGCCCAGGACTTCAAGACCGACCTCCGCTTCCAGTCCTCCGCCGTCTCCGCCCTCCAGGAGGCCGCCGAGGCCTACCTCGTCGGGCTCTTCGAGGACACCAACCTCTGCGCCATCCACGCCAAGCGCGTCACCATCATGCCCAAGGACATCCAGCTCGCCCGCCGCATCCGCGGGGAGCGCGCCTAG